Proteins encoded within one genomic window of Couchioplanes caeruleus:
- a CDS encoding helix-turn-helix domain-containing protein, translating to MTGPAAQTEERLAEVRFLTVAEVAALMRVSKMTVYRLVHGGELSAVRVGRSFRVPEHAVHTYLRGAFSQTA from the coding sequence ATGACGGGTCCAGCAGCCCAGACGGAGGAGCGCCTTGCCGAGGTGCGCTTCCTGACCGTGGCCGAGGTTGCCGCGCTCATGCGGGTCTCCAAGATGACCGTCTACCGGCTGGTGCACGGCGGCGAGCTGAGCGCCGTACGGGTGGGCCGCTCGTTCCGGGTGCCCGAGCACGCCGTGCACACCTATCTGCGAGGAGCCTTCTCGCAGACCGCGTGA
- a CDS encoding 30S ribosomal protein bS22 has product MGSVVKKRRKRMAKKKHRKLLRKTRVQRRRLGK; this is encoded by the coding sequence ATGGGCTCCGTGGTCAAGAAGCGCCGCAAGCGTATGGCGAAGAAGAAGCACCGTAAGCTGCTGCGCAAGACCCGCGTCCAGCGTCGCCGTCTCGGCAAGTGA